Genomic window (Sulfurimonas sp.):
GCGATATTAGCTCGTAAGGCGTAACTTATGATTTATGATTGGGAAGATAAACCAGAATTAAACATTACACCGCTTGTTGATGTAATGTTAGTTTTACTTGCAATATTAATGGTTATTGCTCCAAATATTATATATGAAGAAAATATTAAACTGCCACAAGGTTCAATGAGCAAACAACTATCAAAAATCTCACCTGTTCATATTTCAATAGATAAAGAGTTAAATGTTAAAATAAATAAAGACAATTATTCACTTCATGAATTTATGGATAATTTTTTTCTTTATTCTAAAAAGTTAGATTTAAAAGCAACTGTGCTTATAAGTGCAGATAAATCGTTGGAATATGGTGTTGTGATGTCAGTCTTAGCTGCGGTTAAACAAGCAGGTTTTTCTGAGGTTTCTCTAGCTACAAATGGCTAATAATAACTCATATTTTTATATTAGTGGTCTTATCTCTATATCGTTATTTTCTTTTTTTTCTTTTATAGTTTTTTTTATGATGGTATCAACATCTAAAGTAAATATATTTGCTTTAAAAAAAGATACTTTCATTACTATCTCGTTAGAACTCCCAGATATTCAAACCAAAGCGGCACAAAGTCTTAGTGAACCAAAAGATGTAAATATTGATGACCTTTTTAATGATGTATGGACCAAAAAAATAAATAAAAAGAAAAAAGTAGAAAAAAAAGTGGATAATAAAAGATTAACTGATATAAGTAAAAAATCTAAAAAGATAAAAGTTACTAATGAAAAAAATATCCAAAAGAGTATAGAAATCACTAAAGACAATGAGTTGAAAAAATCATCTACGGCGGATGAAGTTAACGAATATTTAGCTAAAATTCAAGCCTTAGTTTACCAAAACTTTATTCCTCCTCCTAATTCACAAGGACACAGTGTAAAAGCTGTAATAGAATTAACTTCACTTGGTAAATTGATAGATTTTAGAATATTGGTTTATTCTGAGAATAGTAGCCTAAATGATGAGTGTGATAAAATAAAAGAAAGATTGCGCGTAGTACTTTTTCCTACTAATATACAAAATCAATCTTTTAGAGCAACTATTAATTTAATACCTGAAAATAAGGAAAAATTTTGAAAATATTATTATCTTGGATATTTATCGTTTCTTTGTCCTTTGCAAATGATGCAACAATAGATGTTATAAAAAAAGTAGAATCACTTCCAACGATTGCGGTGGAAGACTCTTCTATTAGCTATGATGATACCTTTAGATTGCGATTTTTTAAGACACTTGTAGCAGATTTAAATGTTATATCGCTATTTAATGTAGATAGGTATCATCGTCAAACACATTACAATAATACTGATGTAGTAGTTGAAAATAAGAATATGGATTTTGTTTTAAGATATAAAATGTCTGAAGATGATGATGGTGCCTTAAATGTAGAGTTAAAGCTTCTTAAAAATAATGAAGTAGTTTTACAAAAAAAATATAGAATTAATAGAAAAAATGTATATGTCTTTATTGCTCATACTATCGCTTATGATATAAATAAATATATGGAAGCTTCTTCTGTTGAATGGATGAAAAGACGAGTTATTTTTTCTAGAGTTATTGGTCCTAAAAAAACTGAGATAGTAATCGCTGATTATACACTTGCTTATCAGCATACAATGGTTAAAGGTGGTTTTAGTATTTTCCCAAAATGGGCAAACAAGGAACAAACTGCATTTTACTATACAGCTCTTGATATGAAAAAACCTACTCTAAAATATGTAGATATAAAAACAGGAAAAAGTAAAGCAATCATTTCATCTGATGGAATGATGATATGTTCAGATGTAAGTAATGATTCAAAAAAATTACTTCTTACAATGGCTCCAAAAGGACAACCTGATATTTATCTATACGACACTCAAAGTTTTAAGACAAAAAGAATAACAAGATATGGCGGAATAGATGTAAATGCTCAATTTGTAAATGATAAAAAAATTGTTTTTATTTCTGGAAGGTTAGGTTATCCAAATGTATTTTCTAAAGTTATAGGAAATAGTAGCGTTGAGCAAATGGTATATTATGGGAAAAGTAATGCGGCTTGTAGTACATACGGTGAATATATAGTTTATAAATCAAGAGAAAGTTCAAATGCTTTTTCAAAAAATACATTTAATTTACACCTCATTTCAACAAAAACAGATTTTATTAGAAGATTGACTGCAACGGGGGTAAATGAATTTCCAAGATTTTCAAAAGATGGAGATGCTATTCTTTTCATAAAAAATTATAAGAATCAAAGTTCTATTGGGATTATAAGATTAAATCATAATAAAAACTATCTTTTTCCATTAAAATATGGAAAACTGCAAGCGATGGATTGGTAAAAGAGTTAAATTTATAATTTAAATTTGCTTTATGCTGATTTATTACTATTATTTTGGTACAATCTATATAACTTAAAAAGAAGGTAAGTAAATATGAAAAGTTTAGTTATATCGAGTATTGCTATTGCGATGTTAGTTTTTAGTGGTTGTTCAGACAAAACACCAGCGGTTGATGAAAAAGCAGAAAAAGTTGTTAAGGCTCAAGAAGTTGATTCTGTAAAGACTGAAACTGTTTCTGTAACAGATGTAGCAGTTGGTGAAAATAGTATGTCAAACTCAGATTCTAATGAGATGATGATGGCAAATTTAGAAAAAGAATTGTTATCAGTATATTTTGATTATGATAAATTCAATGTTCGTGCTGATATGCAAGATAAAGTAACAAATAGTGCTACTTTAGCAAATGGTACTGCTGGTGCTTTTACAGTTAAGTTAGAAGGTAATTGTGATGAGTGGGGTAGTGATGAGTACAACTTTGCACTAGGACTTAAAAGAGCTTCTGCCGTTAAAAAAGCATTAGTTGCTGAGGGTGTAGACGCAGGTCGTATCACAATGGTTAGTTATGGTGAAAGTAATCCTGCTTGTAATGATAAAACAAAAGATTGTTGGGCAAAAAATCGTCGCGTTGACTTCAAACTTCTTCCATAATTTATGAATAAATCTTTTTTAGTTGCCTTTTTGGCAACTATTTCTGCATGCAGTATTCTTAATGCTGAACCATCTGCTTTTGGTGCAGGTGATTTAGATAATTCTAAACCTTATGGCTTAACTTCAAGTGAAAAAGTAATTCTTCAAAATAAAAAAAATCTAAAAAAAGTTGTTGTAAAAAGTAATAATCAAGCCAATAGAGTTGATTCTCTTAGAGAAAGAATAGATGGATTGCAAACTATTATTGAAGGTTTGAGTAAAAAATCTCAGGAAAATAAATTTAATTTAAAGAGTCTAGATAAAAAAAATAGTGATGAATTACTAAATGTAAATGAGTATGAAAAACGATTGAGTGTCGTATCTCAAAAAAATTCTCAAGATATACAAAAACTTCAAGAACTAAGTGATGAGCTCTCTCTCCTATTAAAAGATATAAACAAAAACTATGTATCTAAAGATAAATTTAATATATTGGTAAATGATTTTAATAAATTTAGAGAGTTAGTGGTAAAAGAACTAAAAACAAAATCAACTTCTACAAAGTCTAAATTTGATGGCATGTCCAATGCTAAAATAGCAAAAGAAGCAAGAAAACTTTATGATAAAAAGTACTATACTAAAAGTATGGAGTATTATCTTCATTTAATTGAAAAAAATTATAAACCAGCCCGTGCACATTATATGGTCGGTGAGATGAAGTACTATAGAAAAAATTATAGTGATGCTATTGCATACTTTAAAAAGAGTGCTTCTTCATACTCTAAAGCTTCTTATATGCCTTTACTTATGTTACATACAGCAGTAGCGATGCAAAAAACAGGTGATAATAAAAATGCAATATCTTTTTATAAAGGTATCATTTCTAAATATCCAGATTCTTCTCAGGCTTCAACAGCAAAAAATAAACTTAATAAGATGAAGTAGTTGCATAATATTTCAGTAATATTATGCATCTTTATGATAAAATTTCTAAAAATAATATAAGGCTTATAAAAATGGCAATTGAAGCAAATCAAATAGTATCAATAGAATATGAAGTTCGTGATGGTGAAACAGTGGTAGATAGTAATGTAGGTGGAGCACCATTAGTGTTTATGTTTGGAAAAGGTCAAATAATTCCAGGTTTAGAAAATGGAATAGTTGACATGAATATAGGTGAAAAAGCTGATATTTTAGTTAAACCTGAAGATGCTTATGGTGAGTTAAAACCAGAAGCTAAACAAGAAGTTCCAAAAGATCAGTTTTCTGGAATTGACTTAGAAGTTGGTATGACTCTTTATGGACAAGGTGAAGATGGTGGTACGGTTCAAGTTATCGTAAAAGAAATTGGCGAAGAAAATATTATTATTGATTTTAACCATCCTTTAGCAGGAAAATCATTGATGTTTGCAGTTACTGTAAATAATGTAAGAGAAGCATCTGCCGAAGAAGCTATGACTGGCGTTCCACAAGAGAATAAGCAAGATGACGAATGTTGTGGTACTGGTGGTGGCACTGGTTGTGGATGCAACTAATTTTATAACTGCTTGTGACTCTTCTGCGCAAGCATTTAAAACAGCAACACTTTTAAAAACACTTAGTGTAAATGCTCTTATAGTTGGAGAAATAGGTGTTGGGAAAAAAACTCTAGCACAGTATATTCTTCCAGATGCTCCAGTTATTGAAGCATCTGAGTATAATGAAATACTTACAACTTTACAAAGTGTTAATGAAATTATAATTCTTAACTTAGAAAACTCACCAAATATTAAAAATATTATAAGTGTAATAAATACCAATAAAATAAGAGTTATAGCAACGATAAAAAATTCTTTTGTAAATGAATATCTTGATGATATTTTTAGTGTTAAATTTGATATACCTCCACTTACTCAAAGAAGTGAAGATGTAGATGAGTTAGTAAAAAAATTTGCCCATGAAGCTTCTTTACTTTTCTCAAGTAGTATGAAATTTAATAGTAAAAATTTTACTCCAGATTTATCTCAAAATTCTAAATCGTTAAAAAGACAAGTGATGATTCATTCTTTACTTGGTGATATTAAAGATGTTGAGCTAATGGAGATAATAGAAAACTTTCTTATAAATAAATTAGGTTCACAAAGTGATTATAGAAACTTTTTGTATCTTTATGAAGCACCACTTATTAAAGCTGGTTTAGCAAAGTTTAAATCACAACTTCAACTATCAGATAAATTGGGTTTAAATAGAAATACATTAAGAAAAAAAATAGCAGATAATAAAAAATATTTATAAACAGGAGATAAAATATGAAAAAAATAGCAATGATATTCGCAGGACAAGGTTCTCAAGCAGTAGGAATGGGTAAAGATTTTTATGAAAATTCACAGACTGCTCGTGAAATGTTTGCAAAAGCAGGTGAAAGAATTGGTGTTGATTTTAAAGAATTGATTTTTGAAGAAAATGATAAATTAGGTCAAACAGCATATACTCAACCTGCAATTTTACTTGTTCAAATGGTAGCATATAAACTTTTTAAAGAATCGTGTCCAGATATTAAAGCTGAACTATTTTTAGGTCATTCTCTAGGTGAATTTTCTGCTCTTTGTGCATCTGGAGCTATTGATTATGTAGATGCTATTGAGTTAGTTCATAATCGTGGTAAGTTTATGCAATCGGCTTGTGAAACAATAGAAGCTGGAATGATGGTATTAGTGGGACTTGATGATGAGTCTGTTGAAAAAGTATGTTCAGATGCTCAAAATAATGGGAAGAAAGTTTGGCCTGCTAACTATAATCAAGATGGACAACTCGTTGTTGCTGGTATGAAGTCTGATTTAATATCTTTAGAGCAAATATTTAAAGATGCTGGAGCAAAAAGAGCGATACTTTTAGATATGTCAGTAGCTTCTCATTGTGAACTTTTAGCACCTGCTCAAGAGCCATTGGCTGAGTTGATGTCAAGTATGGTAAATGATAGCTTTGAAGCTCCAATAGTGTCTAATGTTACAACAAATAAATATAATACTAAAGCACAGGCTATTTTATTGTTAAAAGATCAGTTAGTTAAACCTGTAAAATATAAACAGTCAATTTTAGCAATTTGTAATGATGTTGATATGGCAATAGAATTTGGAAATGGTATAACTTTAAAAGGCTTAAATCGTAGAATAGCAAAAGAGTTAAAAACAGTAAATATATCAGATATGGCATCTTTAGCAAAAGTTACAGAGGAAGTTTGCAGTTAAATGAAGGTAACATTAGCTCAGACTTCTCCAAAGCTTAACCGTTCAAATCTTTTGGAAATTATTTCTATAATAAGCGAGTTTAAAAGTGAAAGTGATTTAATTGTATTTCCAGAATTAGCACTTAATGGATACTCGTTACAAGATAAACTTTTTGAAGATGCTTATGAAATTGATGAATTATATGAACTTAAAAAGTTAAGTGTAGAGATTGACATAATTATAGGTGGAGCAATAAGAGATAATAAAGTGTTTAGAAATGCCGCTTTATACTTTTGTAAAGGGGAACTTATTTCTCAGCATAACAAAGTGCATCTGCCAAACTATGGAATGTTTGAAGAAGCTCGTTATTTTAGTCCTGGTAACTTATTTGAAGGTTTTGATAGCGCGCATGGAAAAATATCTATGTTAGTTTGTGAAGATTTATGGCACGCTGGAGTTCATCAACAACTTTTTAACGAAAATCCTGATTATATCATCGCAATTGTAGCTTCTCCTGCTCGTGGATTTGATGATGATGGTTTAGAAATACAAGAGCAATGGTTAGCTTTGCTAAAATCAGCTTCTCTTCATTGTGATGCAAAGGTGATCTTTGTTAATCGTGTAGGTTTTGAAGATGGACTTGGTTTTTGGGGCGGAAGTTGTATTGTAGATAAAAATGCAAAAGTATTACATAAGCTACCTCACTATGAAACAATTATAAAAACATTTGAAATATAAGGAAAAAAAATGAAGATAGCGATTATGGGTGCAATGCCTGAAGAGATAGCACCAATACTTGAAAAACTTGGTTCATATAAAACTACAAAATATGCAGATAATGAATATTATGAAGCAACTTATAATGGCGTAGAAGTTGTTGTTGCTTATTCAAAAATTGGTAAAGTATTTTCAACTTTAACAGCATCTACAATGATACAGCATTTTAATTGTGATAAGTTACTTTTTTCTGGTGTAGCTGGTGCAATTAACTCAGCTCTTAAGATTGGCGATTTGATAGTAGCATCTAAACTTTCACAACATGATTTAGATATTACAGCTTTTGGGCATCCTATGGGATTTGTACCAGGTGGTTGTGTATTTGTTGAAGCAGATAGAGGTCTACTAGAGTTGTCAAAAGAAGTAGCTTCAGAGCTTGGTAAAACAGTTAAAGAAGGTGTCATAGCTACTGGAGATCAGTTCGTACATGATTCTGTAGTAAAAGATAATATAGTTAAGCACTTTAACGCAGATGCGTTGGAGATGGAAGGTGCGAGTGTTGCTGTTGTTTGTGATGCTCTAAATGTTCCATTTTTTATCTTGCGTGCAATAAGCGATACAGCAGATACAGATGCAAGTTTTTCTTTTGATGAGTTTATGGAATCAAGTGCTATCATATCAGCAGAGTTTATTATGAAAATGGTTGACAAGCTTGTCGATTAAATTATCTAAAAAAATAATGTCAAAACTTGGCAAAACAAATGCTGAGTTTGAGTTGATAGAAGAGGGCGATAAAATATTAGTCGGACTTAGCGGAGGTAAAGATTCACTTACTATGATTCATGCTATGAGAGAACAGCAACGCCGTGCTCCCTTTAAGTTTGATTTTATTGCAGTGACTATTAGTTATGGCATGGGTGAAAATTATGATGACTTGAGTACACATTGTAAAAAATATGATATTGAGCATATTGTAATCGATACAAAAGTTTATGAATTAGCAAAAGAAAAAATAAGAAAAAACTCTTCATTTTGTAGCTTCTTTTCTAGAATGCGTAGAGGATATTTATATACTGCAGCGCAAGATAAAGGCTGTAATAAAGTAGCTATAGGTCATCACTTGGATGATGCGTGTGAGAGTTTTTTTATGAATTTTATTTATAATGGGCAGATGCGAAGTCTTGCTCCAAAATATAAGGCTGAAAATGGTTTGATAGTTATTCGTCCTCTTATCGGGATGCGTGAGCGCCAACTTAAAGCTTTTGTAGATGATAATAATCTAAATGCTATTGGTGATGAAGCTTGTCCTGCTATGCGCTTTGATGTAAAGATGCCACATGCTCGTGCTAATATGAAAAAAATGTTAGCTAAAATGGAAGAAGAATTCCCTCAACTTTTCACTAATCTAAATGCAGCATTTAAAAATATATCAGTTGATAGTTTTTTTGATAAAGAGAAGTTTTCACTTTAATACCTACAGTCTAAATTCTCTTCATCTTTTTCAATCTGTGTTTTTTTATTTTGAAGAGTTTCTTCTTTGATTTTGGATAAAAATTCAATAATATTATGTTGATAATGCAGAGTATCTTTATCATGAGTTAAAGCGATGATTGGCTTTAAAGATTCTACATCTATTTTTTTAGCATATCTTGGTATGATTTTTAACTCTTTTTGAATACTTGAAACTAAAGTATCGATATCTAAGCCATTATTATCTTTAACTTTTTTACTAACTCTTTTGTAGAGAGCATAAGTAAATTTACCCTATCTTCATCATTTTTATATATTTGTAAACCAATACTTTTTACGGCTACATAACTCTCTACAGTAGAATCATTATTTGAAGCTATAATAAGTGCAAATATTTTAGCACGAAACTCAAGTGAACCATGATGATGAACAAAAAATTCACGAAAAGCACTAAAAAAATAGTGTTTTAGTCTAAAACTAAGTCGCATTTAAATCCTTAATCTAAGTTACAGACCATAAATAACTTCATACTCAATGAGAAGAGAAGCTATAAGATACAAGGCGAAAGTTCGCATGAGCTACTAGTAGCTTAAAGAGCTTTTAACGAAGTAGATTGTAGCTTCTCTTCTCACCCGAAGGGCAACATTTAAAAGATTTATCTTCCGCGTTAAACTTACTTTAACGATACTCGTATCGCCAAAGAAAGTTTGCCTTGAACCTAAACCTTTTAAATGTTGTTGAGAATGAAGTTATTTATGGTCTGTAACTTATCTCTATATGGTATTATACTGAAATTATATGTTAAGAATAAGGAAAATTTTATGGGTAGAGCCTTTGAGTACAGAAAAGCATCAAAATTAAAGAGATGGGGTGCAATGTCAAAGTTGTTTCCAAAGTTAGGAAAGATTATTACGATGGCGGCAAAAGAGGGTAGTAGTGACCCAGATATGAATTCAAAGCTTCGTACTGCTATTATAAATGCAAAATCAGAAAATATGCCAAAAGATAATATTGAAGCAGCGATAAAAAGAGCATCTGCAAAAGATACAGCATCTATGCTTGAAGTAAATTATGAATGTAAGGCTCCTCATGGTGTTTTGATTTTTGTAGAATCAATGACTGATAATAATACTAGAACAGTTGCTAATGTTAAAAATATCATTACAAAAAGAGGTGGAGAACTTCTTACTAATGGCTCTTTAGAATTTATGTTTGATAGAAAAGCACTAATAGAGTTTAAACTAACTGATGAAATGGACATAGAAGAACTAGAGTTAGAACTGATAGATGCTGGATTACAAGAGATAGAAGAAGAAGATGGAGTATGTTTTGTGACAGCAGATTATACAAGCTTTGGAACACTTAATTTAGCTCTTGAAGATATGAAGATAGAGATAACAAAGGCTAATTTAGAGAGAATGGCAAATGCCCCTATATCTATATCTGAGCAACAACAAGTTGAGATTGATAAAATTTTAGAAAAACTTGAAGATGACGAAGATGTTCAAAAGGTTTTTACAAATATAGAGTAATATGAAATTTATTGATAAAATATATACAAATACTTATGAGATTAAGCAATCTAAGTTTATTGCTTACCTTACTCCTTTTTATGATTTTAAAATAACACTTGAACAGTTAAAACAAGAGCATCTAAAAGCTAGACACTTTGTTGTTGGGTATAGATATTTGAATGAGTTTGAGCAAATAATAGAGTACTCCACGGATGATGGAGAACCAAAAGGAACTTCAGGTAAGCCAAGTCTTATGGTGCTACAAGGTAACTCATTAATAAATTCTGCAGTTATTGTTGTTAGGTATTTTGGTGGAACAAAGTTGGGAACAGGAGGACTTGTTCGTGCTTATAGTGAAGCTGTAAATAATGTTATAAATACAGCAACACTAAAAGAGTATAAAAAAGAGATAGAAGTAAAAATTAGCTTTTTATATTCAAATATTAGAAAAGTTGAGTATGAATGTAAAGTGTTTAATGTTTGTGTAATAGACAAAGTATTTGACTTAGAAGCGATGTACAGCATTAAAGCAAGTGAAGAAGATATGAAAGACTTTTTGCAAAAACTACAAAGAGTAGTAAAAGTTGTTAGTTGAAGTTTTAGGCTTTATCCACCAACAGCAGCACCCATTCCCCAGATTGGTAAGAAAATACCTAATGCTAAAAGAATAACCATTGCAGCAATTATAACAAGCATAATAGGCTCTATCGCATCTGAAAGACCATCTATTATCGCATCAAAACGCATTTTATAATATTCTGCAACTTTTTGAATCATAGTATCAAGAGTACCACTATCTTCGCCAGCTCTTACCATTTGTATAACCATGTTTTCAAATAATTTTGTATCTTTTAATCCGCTGTTGAGTGTTCCACCTTTCTCAACTGTTCTTCTAACAGATAGCAGTTTTTGTTTTAATGGTAAGTTGTCTATCATTCCAATTGCTGTCTCTAATGCCTCAGCTATTGGAATACCTGCACGAATAAGTTCAGAGAAAACTAAGGTAAAACGATTTAAAGTTGAGAATTTGATAATATTTTTAATAAGGTATGCTTTGAGTAAAAACTTATGCCATCCAAATCTTATATGCGTGTAATTTCTAATCATATATTTAAAAAGTGAGAAAGATAAAAATAACCCAGCAATAACATAAAGACCGTAATTATTAAATAAATGCTCTAAAGTAAGTAATATCTGAGTAGGTAGTGGAAGTTCAACCTTCAATGAATCAAAAATTGATTTAAATTTTGGAACAACAAAAGATATTAAAATTGTAAATGCTATAGCCATCGCAATCATTACATTTCTTGGGTATGCCATAGCTTTTTTAAATTTAATAAAATTAGATCTAATTTCTTCAAGCATATCAGCCAAAGCATACAATGACTCATCAAGATTACCTGTTTTTTCTCCAAGCTCAACCATAGCTATTGTAAGGTTACCTAATTCAAAACGAAAATTTTCCATTGAAGCTGATAATGAATGACCAGAGTTTATGTCATCTGCAAGCCTTCCAAAAACATGTTCTAATGCTTGATCATCTGTTGATTCGGCTATTTCACTTAAGGAATCATATATTGAAATACCAGCATTTGTCATAACGGCAAGTTGTCTAATAGATGCTATTAGTGTATCTGGTTTGATTTTTCTTTTTTTAATATTTTGAAATAAGTTTGCTTGAAACCTTTTTAGTTGTGCTTCTAGAGGCTCTTGACCTTCTACAACTTTGATGATTATTCCAGAGTATTTTAACTTTGCATAATCATTTGCTTCTTTTTTATCTTTTGCATAAAGAGGAATTTCTTCTCTTTTACCTTTTGTAAGAATCGTTGCAACATAATACTTCATACTTTTGCCACCCTTAATACTTCTTCTAAACTTGTTATACCGTCCAGAGCTTTTTGAATACCATTTTCAAATATTCCAATAAAACCATCTTCTACTGCTTGAGCAAGCATAGCATCTTTTGGAGCACCTTTAGCAATCAGAGATGACATAGCTTCTGTTATAGTTAAGACTTCACATATCATCTCTCTGCCCATATATCCAGTATCGTTACATTCTTTACATCCTGTACCTTTGTAAAAAATTGCTTTTTTTGGAATATATTGTTCAAAATCCTCTAGTGTTGATGATGGAATTTTTTCTATTACTTTACATTTGGTACAAATTTTTCTAACTAGCCTTTGTGCTTGAATAGCAACTAATGCTCCACTAATGAGATAATTTTCAATTCCCATATCAACCATACGAGGAATTGCACTAATTGAGTCATTTGTGTGAAGAGTTGAGATAACCATATGCCCTGTAAGAGCCGCTTTAATAGCTATTTCTAAAGTTTCTTGATCCCGAATTTCACCAATCATAATTTTGTCTGGATCTTGTCTTAAAATTGAACGAAGAGCAGCTGCAAAAGTAAGACCAACTTTTGGATTTACTTGAACTTGTTGAATAAGATTCATTCTATACTCAACAGGGTCTTCAACTGTAATAACTTTATCTTCTACATTTCTAAGTTCATTTAATGCACCATAAAGAGTTGTTGTTTTACCACTACCAGTAGGTCCTGTAACTAAGATAATACCAAATGGTTCTTGTAAACCTTTTAAAAGCTTGTTGTAACTTAAAGTATCCATACCAGCATCTTCTAGTTTAACAAGTGCTTTTTCTTTATCAAGTACACGCATAACGATAGACTCGCCATAAAGAATAGGAAGAGTAGATATACGAAAGTCAAACTCTCTATCTCCAACAGCAGTAGAAAAACGACCATCTTGAGGTTTCCTTTTTTCAGCAATATCAAGATTAGCTAAAAGTTTAAGTCTAGATGCTAAAGGTGGATAGATGTCTTTATCAAATATTTGTACTTCTGTAAGTTTACCATCTATTCTAGCTCGTACTACACAGTTTTTTTCTGTTGGTTCTATATGAACATCACTCGCTCTGCTTCGAATACAAGTTTTTAAAATAACATCAATTAACAATAAAATAGATGAAGCTTCTTGCTGTTCTTCTAGTGTAGTAATAGAATTTAGCTCATCTCGAATTTTTTTGATTAAATCTTTTACACTGTTTTGTAATTCAACCTTATACAAATAAGAGAGGATTTGTTTTTTTGTTGCGCAAGCAATTTTTAATATTTTTCTAGGGAAGAGTCTTTGTATAGCTTCTTCTGCCTCAATATTTAGAGGATCACAAAAAGCGACTGTTACACTCATATCATCTTGAGAAATAGGGATAAATGTGAATTTTTTTAGTTGAGCAAAAGGAATTCTACTTATTAATTGGTAATCCATGTCGATAGCATCTAAGTCTAAAAAGAATAAATCTAAACCTGCTGATAGTTTTTGTAGTACTTCTTTTTCACCGATATAATCATAGTTTTCAATAATAGATAATTCATAGATACCATTTCTTATTTGTTCAACTATGAAACGAACAAGTCTGTCCATAGTCATAAAGCCAGATAGTGTTATATCTCTTAATATTAGGTCAGAACTTAAACCTTTTGCTAAAAGTCTATTAACTTGACCTTGCATAATTGAGCCATTTGCAAGTAAATCAGTAGTTATTCTATCCATAGATTATCCTAGCTTTACCAGTAAACATGGCGTTTTATAGTTATTGTATCATAAAACTCTTCAATCACTATCTTCTTAATTCTTACATTTTTTTCTAAATACAACTTGTATGTTAGCTTTTTATCTTTTTCATCTTCAAAAAGATAAAAAGCTCTTGGTTCGTGTTTTCCAAGTTTTGCATAAAAATCAAAAATTTTTGATAGTACATAATTCGTAGTAGGTAAATCTAAAGATGATAAGTCATAATTGTCAATAAGAGCATGATATAAAAGTTTTTTTTGCATTAATATTACAGAAAAGTAAGCAGAGTTAGCACGAGATTCAGGAGAAAATTTTAAAAGTGCTATTGGTATAGCTAGTCTGTCAAGGTAGTCTGAGTTCAGACAAGAAAAAGCATATAATGATACAAATTCTTCATCTTTTTTATTTTGTTTAAAATTATCAAAA
Coding sequences:
- a CDS encoding type II secretion system F family protein, whose protein sequence is MKYYVATILTKGKREEIPLYAKDKKEANDYAKLKYSGIIIKVVEGQEPLEAQLKRFQANLFQNIKKRKIKPDTLIASIRQLAVMTNAGISIYDSLSEIAESTDDQALEHVFGRLADDINSGHSLSASMENFRFELGNLTIAMVELGEKTGNLDESLYALADMLEEIRSNFIKFKKAMAYPRNVMIAMAIAFTILISFVVPKFKSIFDSLKVELPLPTQILLTLEHLFNNYGLYVIAGLFLSFSLFKYMIRNYTHIRFGWHKFLLKAYLIKNIIKFSTLNRFTLVFSELIRAGIPIAEALETAIGMIDNLPLKQKLLSVRRTVEKGGTLNSGLKDTKLFENMVIQMVRAGEDSGTLDTMIQKVAEYYKMRFDAIIDGLSDAIEPIMLVIIAAMVILLALGIFLPIWGMGAAVGG
- a CDS encoding GspE/PulE family protein, whose product is MDRITTDLLANGSIMQGQVNRLLAKGLSSDLILRDITLSGFMTMDRLVRFIVEQIRNGIYELSIIENYDYIGEKEVLQKLSAGLDLFFLDLDAIDMDYQLISRIPFAQLKKFTFIPISQDDMSVTVAFCDPLNIEAEEAIQRLFPRKILKIACATKKQILSYLYKVELQNSVKDLIKKIRDELNSITTLEEQQEASSILLLIDVILKTCIRSRASDVHIEPTEKNCVVRARIDGKLTEVQIFDKDIYPPLASRLKLLANLDIAEKRKPQDGRFSTAVGDREFDFRISTLPILYGESIVMRVLDKEKALVKLEDAGMDTLSYNKLLKGLQEPFGIILVTGPTGSGKTTTLYGALNELRNVEDKVITVEDPVEYRMNLIQQVQVNPKVGLTFAAALRSILRQDPDKIMIGEIRDQETLEIAIKAALTGHMVISTLHTNDSISAIPRMVDMGIENYLISGALVAIQAQRLVRKICTKCKVIEKIPSSTLEDFEQYIPKKAIFYKGTGCKECNDTGYMGREMICEVLTITEAMSSLIAKGAPKDAMLAQAVEDGFIGIFENGIQKALDGITSLEEVLRVAKV